CGCACAGGCGGGGCACGCCGTCGTGGTGGGCGGCGGGCTCGCCGGTGTCACCACCGCGCTCGCGCTCGCCGACGCCGGAGTGCGCGTCACCCTGCTGGAGGGCAGGCCGCGGCTCGGCGGTCTGGCCTTCTCCTTCCAGCGCGGCGATCTCACCGTCGACAACGGCCAGCACGTCTACCTGCGTTGCTGCACCGCCTACCGCTGGTTCCTCGACCGCATCGAGGGCGCGGCGCTGGCGCCGCTGCAGGACCGGCTCGACGTACCCGTCCTGGACCTCGCCCGGCCCGAGGGGCGCCGCCTCGGCAGGCTGCGCAGGGACGCCCTGCCCGTGCCGCTGCACCTCGGGCGCAGCCTCGCCTCCTACCCGCACCTCTCGCTCGCCGACCGCGCCAAGGTGGGCCGGGCCGCACTCGCGCTCAAGGGGCTCGACCTCGCCGACCCGGCGCTGGACACCCAGGACTTCGGCAGCTGGCTCGCCGCGCACGGCCAGTCGCCGCGCGCCGTCGAGGCCCTGTGGGACCTGGTCGGGATCGCCACCCTCAACGCGGTCGCCTCCGACGCCTCCCTGGCGCTCGCCGCGATGGTCTTCAAGACCGGTCTGCTGTCCGACCCGGGCGCGGCCGACATCGGCTGGGCCCGGGTCCCGCTGGGCGACCTGCACGACCGGCTGGCCCGCAAGGCACTCGACTCCGCGGGTGTCCGCACCGAACTCCGCACCCGTGTCACCTCCGTCTGCGCGACCGCGGACGGGCAGTGGACCGTCCAGGTCCCCGGCGAGACGCTTCAGGCCGACGCGGTGGTCCTCGCCGTACCGCAGCGCGAGGCGCACGACCTGCTGCCGGCGGGCGCCCTCGACGCGCCCGAGCGGCTCCTGGAGATCGGCACCGCGCCGATCCTCAACGTCCATGTGGTGTACGACCGCAGGGTCCTCAGCCGGCCGTTCTTCGCCGCCCTGGGCAGCCCCGTGCAGTGGGTCTTCGACCGGACCGACGCGTCCGGGCTGCGCGAGGGCCAGTACCTCGCCCTGTCGCAGTCGGTCGCCCAGGACGAGATCGACGCGCCCGTGGCCGTGCTGCGCGAGCGGTACCTGCCCGAGCTGGAGCGGCTGCTGCCCCTGGCCCGCGGCGCCGACGTGAGGGACTTCTTCGTCACCCGGGAGCGCACCGCCACGTTCGCTCCCACCCCCGGCGTCGGGCGCCTCAGGCCCCGCGCCCGCACCCAGGCATCCGGCCTCTACCTGGCCGGATCGTGGACCGCCACCGGGTGGCCCGCGACCATGGAGAGTGCGGTCCGCAGTGGTGTGAGCGCGGCGGACGCCGTGCTGGGCGCCCTGGGCCGGCCCCGTCCGCACGCCCTCTTCGAGTTCGAGGAGGCGGCATGATGCCGGCCCAGGCCGGCGCGGCAGGCGGCCCCCGCACCCCCGGTACCGCAACAAGAGGAGAGACTGTGCCCACTGTGCCCCCGGCCTCGAAGACTGCCGAGGCGGTGGACGTGACCGCGCTGCTGGAGCGCGGCCGGACCCTGGCCACTCCGGTACTGCGGGCGGCCATCGACCGCCTGGCACCTCCCATGGACACTGTTGCCGCCTACCACTTCGGCTGGATCGACGCCCAGGGCAGGCCCGCGGAGGGGGACGGCGGCAAGGCCGTGCGCCCCGCCCTCGCGGTGCTGTCCGCCGAGGTCATGTCGGCCGCCCCCGAGACCGGCATCCCCGGCGCCGTCGCCGTGGAGCTCGTCCACAACTTCTCCCTCCTCCACGACGACCTCATGGACGGCGACGAACAGCGCCGTCACCGCGACACGGTGTGGAAGGTGCACGGCCCCGCCCAGGCCATCCTGGTCGGCGACGCCCTGTTCGCCCTCGCCAACGAGGTGCTCCTCGAACTCGGCACCGTCGAGGCCGGCCGCGCCACCCGCCGCCTGACCACCGCCACCCGCGCCCTGATCGACGGCCAGGCCCAGGACATCTCCTACGAACACCGCGACCGCGTCAGCGTCGAGGAGTGCCTGGAGATGGAGGGCAACAAGACCGGCGCCCTGCTCGCCTGCGCCAGCTCCATCGGCGCGGTCCTCGGCGGCGCCGACGACCACACCGCCGACACCCTCGAGAAGTACGGCTACCACCTGGGTCTCGCCTTCCAGGCCGTCGACGACCTGCTCGGCATCTGGGGCGACCCGGTCTCCACCGGCAAGCAGACCTGGAGCGACCTGCGCCAGCGCAAGAAGTCCCTGCCCGTCGTGGCCGCCCTCGCGGCGGGCGGCCCGGCCTCCGAGCGGCTCGGCGAGATCCTCGCCGCCGACGCCAAGAGCAGCGACTTCCAGAACTTCTCCGAGGAGGAGTTCGCGGCCCGCGCCGCCCTCATCGAGGAGGCCGGCGGTCGCGAGTGGACCGCCGACGAGGCACGCCGTCAGCACACCATCGCCATCGAAGCCCTCGACGCCGTCGACATGCCCGACCGGGTGCGGGAGCAGTTCACGGCGCTCGCGGACTTCGTCGTCGTACGGAAGAGATGATCACTATCGGCCGAATAACCCTCGCGTAGTCGCCGGCCGGTGCCGCGAGTCATCACGGAGCACCGGCCGACGGCGGACCCACAGCAGCTGCACACCTTGCACCACTGCACGAAGGGGAAGCCATGACAGCGACGACCGACGGAAGCACCGGGGCCCTGCCACCCCGCGCCGCCGCGGCCAGCGACACCGACGCGCACACCCCCGGGGCGGCCGGGGTACCGGAAGCCGCCGCACGCGCCGCCCGGCGTGCCACCGATTTCCTGCTCTCCCTCCAGCACGCGGAGGGCTGGTGGAAGGGCGACCTCGAGACCAACGTCACGATGGATGCCGAGGACCTGCTGCTCCGTCAGTTCCTCGGCATCCGCGACGAGAAGACCACGCAGGCCGCCGCCCTCTTCATCCGCGGCGAGCAGGGCGAGGACGGCACCTGGGCCACCTTCTACGGCGGGCCGGGCGAACTGTCCACCACCATCGAGGCGTACGTGGCCCTCCGCCTCGCCGGTGACGCCCCCGACGCCCCGCACATGGCCAGGGCCTCCGCCTGGATCCGCGCGCAGGGCGGCATCGCCGAAGCCCGGGTCTTCACCCGGATCTGGCTGGCCCTGTTCGGCTGGTGGAAGTGGGAGGACCTGCCCGAACTCCCGCCGGAGCTCGTCTTCTTCCCCAAGTGGGTGCCGCTCAACATCTACGACTTCGGCTGCTGGGCGCGGCAGACCATCGTCCCGCTGACGATCGTCTCCGCGAAGCGGCCGGTACGCCCCGCGCCCTTTCCGCTGGACGAGCTGCACACCGACCCGGACCGGCCCAATCCGCCCAAGCCCCTGGCGTCGCCGTTCAGTTGGGACGGGGCGTTCCAGCGGATGGACAAGGGCCTGCACGCCCTGCGGAAGGCCGTCCCGCGCAGACTGCGCGAGGCGGCCATGAACAGCGCCGCCCGCTGGATCATCGAGCGGCAGGAGAACGACGGCTGCTGGGGCGGCATCCAGCCCCCCGCCGTGTACTCCGTCATCGCCCTGCACCTGCTCGGCTACGACCTCGAACACCCCGTGTTGCGCGAGGGGCTGGCGTCCCTGGACCGGTTCGCCGTGTGGCGCGAGGACGGTGCCCGGATGATCGAGGCCTGTCAGTCTCCGGTGTGGGACACCTGCCTGGCCGCGATCGCCCTCGTCGACGCCGGACTGCCCGCCGATCACCCGCAGTTGGTCAAGGCGGCCGACTGGATGCTGGGCGAGGAGATCGTCCGGCCCGGCGACTGGTCCGTGAAGCGGCCCGGAATGCCGCCCGGGGGCTGGGCGTTCGAGTTCCACAACGACAACTACCCCGACATCGACGACACCGCCGAGGTGATCCTCGCGCTGCGCCGGATCGCTCACCCCGACGCGGAGCGGCTGGACCGGGCCGCCGCGCGCGGCATGCGCTGGACGCTCGGCATGCAGTCGAGGAACGGCGCGTGGGCCGCCTTCGACGTCGACAACACCAGCCCCTTCCCGAACCGGCTGCCGTTCTGCGACTTCGGCGAGGTCATCGACCCGCCCTCCGCCGACGTCACCGGGCACGTCGTCGAGATGCTCGCGGTCGAGGGACTCGCCCACGACCCGCGCACCCGCCGCGGCATCGAGTGGCTGCTGGCCGAGCAGGAACCGGACGGCTCGTGGTTCGGACGCTGGGGCGTCAACTACGTCTACGGCACCGGGTCCGTCGTCCCCGCCCTGACCGCCGCCGGCATTCCCGCCGCGCACCCGGCGATCCGGCGGGCGGTCGCCTGGCTGGAGTCGGTCCAGAACGACGACGGCGGCTGGGGCGAGGACCTGCGCTCCTACAAATACGTCAGGGAGTGGAGCGGCCGGGGCGCCTCGACCGCCTCGCAGACGGGATGGGCGCTGATGGCCTTGCTCGCGGCCGGGGAACGGGAGTCCAAGGCCGTCGAACGCGGCATCGAGTGGCTCGCCGCGACCCAGCGGGCGGACGGCTCCTGGGACGAGCCGTACTTCACGGGGACGGGCTTCCCGTGGGACTTCTCGATCAACTACCACCTCTACCGGCAGGTGTTCCCGCTCACCGCGCTCGGCCGCTATCTGCACGGCGAACCCTTCGCCGAGCGGCTCCGGGGGAGCGGCCGGACCGGGGAACACCGCGGCGGCGGGGCCGGCACACCGCTCACCGAGTCCGGGGAACGTCGCGGGGGCAGCGCCGGCACGCCGCTCGCCGAGGCCGAGGGGAGCTGATGAGCACCCAGCCCGCCCCGGTCCCGCTGCTGATCGCCTGCGCGCTCGGCATCGAGCAGTTCGCCCTGCGCGCGGGCGGCCGGGGCGGGGCCGACGGGCCGGTCACGGTGCTGCGGACGGGCATGGGCCCGGCCGCCGCCGAGCGGGCCGTCACCCGCATGCTGGCCGACCCGGCCCTGCGCGACGCGGCCGTCCTGGCCACCGGCTTCTGCGCCGGCCTCGCGCCCGGCATGCACCCCGGCGATCTCGTCGTCGCCGAGGAGACCCGCGACCCGCGCGGCACGACCCCCTGCGTGGGGACCGGGCTGCTGGTCAGGGAACTGGCCCGTGCGCTGCCCGGGCGCACCGTGCACACCGGGCCGCTGACCTGCTCCGACCATGTCGTGCGGGGCCCCGAACGGGCCGCGCTGCGCGCGACCGGCGCGATCGCCGTCGACATGGAGTCCGCCGTCACGCTCCTCAGCGCCGTGCGAGCGGGCGAGCGCCCGGTTGCGGCCGTCCGGGTGGTCGTGGACGCTCCTGAACATGAACTCGTCCGGATCGGCACGGTGCGCGGTGGAATATCGGCTTTCCGTGTTCTTCGTTCCGTCCTTCCCGCTTTCTTCGAATGGCACCGTTCCTTGCTGCTCCCCAGGAGGTGAGCCAGATGGCCATGCCGCTCCGACAGTCCATCAAGGTCGCTACGTACTTGGCTGAACAGAAGATCCGCCGCCGGGACAAGTTTCCGCTGATCGTCGAGCTGGAGCCGCTGTTCGCCTGCAACCTCAAATGCGAGGGATGCGGCAAGATCCAGCATCCGGCCGGGGTGCTCAAGCAGCGGATGCCGGTCGCCCAGGCCGTGGGGGCGGTCATGGAGTCCGGCGCGCCCATGGTGTCCATCGCCGGCGGCGAGCCGCTGATGCACCCGCAGATCGACGAGATCGTCCGTCAGCTGGTGGCCAAGCGGAAGTACGTCTTCCTTTGCACCAACGCCATGCTGCTGCGCAAGAAGATGGACAAGTTCACGCCGTCGCCCTACTTCGCCTTCGCGGTGCACATCGACGGCCTGCGCGAGCGGCACGACGAGTCCGTCGCCAAGGAGGGCGTGTTCGACGAGGCAGTGGAGGCGATCAAGGAGGCCAAGCGGCGCGGCTTCCGGGTCACCACCAACTCGACCTTCTTCAACACCGACACCCCGCAGACCATCATCGAGGTGCTGAACTTCCTCAACGACGACCTCCAGGTCGACGAGATGATGATCTCCCCCGCCTACGCCTACGAGAAGGCCCCCGACCAGGAGCACTTCCTCGGCGTGGAGCAGACCCGAGAGCTGTTCAAGAAGGCCTTCGCCGGCGGCAACCGGCGGCGCTGGCGGCTCAACCACTCCCCGCTCTTCCTGGACTTCCTGGAGGGCAAGGTCGACTTCCCCTGCACGGCGTGGGCGATCCCGAACTACTCGCTCTTCGGCTGGCAGCGCCCCTGCTACCTGATGAGCGACGGGTACGTGCCGACGTACCGGGAGCTGGTCGAGGAAACCGACTGGGACAAGTACGGCCGCGGCAAGGACCCGCGCTGCGCCAACTGCATGGCGCACTGCGGCTATGAGCCCACCGCCGTCCTCGCCACCATGGGATCGCTGAAGGAGTCGCTGCGCGCCATGCGCGAGACGGTCTCCGGGAACCGGGAGTGATGTGATGACCGCTGTCTCGCTGGGCGTCCCCGAGGTGCCGGCCCGGCCGATCGCCGAGCGGCGCGTCTCGCGCCGCATCCAGGTCGGTCCGGTGGCGGTGGGGGGCGGGGCCCCGGTGTCGGTGCAGTCGATGACGACGACCCGCACCTCGGACGTCGGTGCCACGCTGCAGCAGATCGCGGAGCTGACCGCGTCCGGCTGCCAGATCGTCCGGGTCGCCTGCCCGACGCAGGACGACGCGGACGCCCTGGCGACCATCGCCCGCAAGTCGCAGATCCCCGTGATCGCGGACATCCACTTCCAGCCGAAGTACGTGTTCGCGGCCATCGAGGCGGGCTGTGCGGCCGTCCGCGTCAACCCCGGCAACATCAAGCAGTTCGACGACCGGGTCAAGGAGATCGCCCAGGCCGCGAAGGACCACGGCACGCCGATCCGCATCGGTGTCAACGCAGGGTCGCTGGACCGGCGCCTGCTCCAGAAGTACGGCAGGGCCACCCCGGAGGCGCTCGTGGAGAGCGCGCTGTGGGAGGCGTCCCTGTTCGAGGAGCACGGCTTCCGCGACATCAAGATCTCCGTCAAGCACAACGACCCGGTCGTCATGATCGAGGCGTACCGGCAGCTGGCCGAGCAGTGCGACTACCCGCTGCACCTGGGCGTGACGGAGGCCGGGCCCGCCTTCCAGGGCACGATCAAGTCGGCGGTGGCGTTCGGAGCGCTGCTGTCGCGGGGCATCGGCGACACGATCCGGGTGTCGCTCTCGGCGCCGCCCGCCGAGGAGGTCAAGGTCGGCATCCAGATCCTCCAGTCCCTCGGGCTCAAGGAGCGCAGGCTGGAGATCGTGTCGTGCCCGTCCTGCGGGCGCGCCCAGGTCGACGTCTACAAGCTGGCCGAGGAGGTCACGGCCGGGCTCGACGGCATGGAGGTGCCGCTGCGGGTCGCGGTCATGGGGTGTGTGGTCAACGGGCCCGGCGAGGCACGGGAGGCCGATCTGGGGGTCGCCTCCGGCAACGGCAAGGGGCAGATCTTCGTCAAGGGCGAGGTCATCAAGACCGTCCCCGAGTCCAGGATCGTCGAGACGCTGATCGAAGAGGCGATGAAGATCGCCGAGCAGATGGAGCAGGACGGCGTGGGGTCGGGGGAGCCGGCCGTCACCGTGAGCTGAGCAGCACGGAATCCGAAGGGGGCCGAGCGTGACGATTCTGGAGAGCATCCGGGGACCTCGCGACCTGAAGGCGCTGTCCGAGGCGGAACTGGGGGAACTGGCGGAGGAGATCCGGGAGTTCCTGGTGCACGCGGTCGCCAGGACCGGCGGCCATCTGGGACCCAACCTGGGCGTGGTGGAGCTGACCATCGCCCTGCACCGGGTCTTCGAGTCGCCGGCCGACCGCATCCTGTGGGACACCGGCCACCAGAGCTACGTCCACAAACTGCTGACCGGCCGCCAGGACTTCTCCAAGCTGCGCGGCAAGGGCGGCCTGTCCGGCTACCCCTCGCGCGAGGAGTCCGAGCACGACGTCATCGAGAACAGCCACGCCTCGACCGCCCTCGGCTGGGCCGACGGGCTCGCCAAGGCCCGCCAGGTGCAGGGCGGGAAGGGCCATGTCGTCGCGGTCATCGGCGACGGGGCCCTCACCGGGGGCATGGCCTGGGAGGCCCTGAACAACATCGCGGCCGCCAAGAACCGTCCGCTGATCATCGTCGTCAACGACAACGAGCGCTCCTACGCCCCCACCATCGGCGGCCTCGCCAACCACCTCGCCACGCTGCGCACGACCGACGGGTACGAGCGGGTCCTCGCCTGGGGCAAGGACGTCCTCCAGGGCACGCCCCTGGTCGGCAACACCCTCTACGAGGCCCTGCACGGCGCCAAGAAGGGCTTCAAGGACGCGTTCGCCCCGCAGGGCCTCTTCGAGGACCTGGGCCTGAAGTACGTAGGGCCGATCGACGGGCACGACACCGGGGCCGTGGAGTCCGCGCTGCGGCGCGCGAAACGCTTCCACGGGCCGGTGCTCGTGCACTGCCTCACGGAGAAGGGCCGCGGCTACGAGCCCGCCCTCGCCCACGAGGAGGACCACTTCCACACCGTCGGCGTGATGGACCCGCTGACCTGCGCACCCCTCTCCCCGTCGGGCGGCCCCTCCTGGACCTCCGTGTTCGGCGACGAGATCGTCAGGATCGGCGAGGAGCGCGAGGACGTGGTGGCGATCACCGCCGCCATGCTGCATCCGGTCGGCCTGGGCGCCTTCGCCGAGCGGTTCCCGGACCGGGTCTGGGACGTCGGCATCGCCGAGCAGCACGCGGCCGTGTCCGCGGCGGGCCTGGCGACGGGCGGACTGCACCCGGTCGTCGCCGTCTACGCCACCTTCCTCAACCGCGCCTTCGACCAGCTCCTGATGGACGTGGCCCTGCACCGCTGCGGGGTGACCTTCGTCCTGGACCGGGCCGGGGTCACCGGCGTCGACGGGGCCTCCCACAACGGCATGTGGGACATGTCCGTCCTCCAGGTCGTCCCCGGTCTGAGGATCGCCGCGCCGCGCGACGCCGACCAGCTGCGCGCCCAGCTGCGCGAGGCGGTCGCCGTCGACGACGCGCCGACGCTGCTGCGGTTCCCGAAGGAGTCCGTCGGCCCGTCGGTCCCGGCCGTGGACCGGGTGGGCGGACTGGACGTGCTGCACCGTTCCCCCCGGCCGCAGGCCCTGCTGGTGGCCGTCGGTGTGATGGCGCCGGTCTGCCTCCAGGCCGCCGAACTGCTCGAAGCGCGCGGCATCGGCTGCACCGTCGTCGACCCCCGCTGGGTCAAGCCCGTCGACCCGGCGCTCCCGGGCCTCGCCGCCGAGCACCGTCTTGTCGCCGTCGTCGAGGACAACAGCCGTGCGGCCGGGGTCGGTGCGGCCGTGGCGCTGGCCCTGGGCGACGCCGACGTCGACGTGCCGGTACGGCGGTTCGGCATCCCCGAGCAGTTCCTCGCACATGCCAAGCGCGGTGAGGTGCTCGCCGACATCGGCCTGACACCCGTCGAGGTCGCCGGACGGATCGGCGCGAGCCTGGCCGTCAAGGAAGAGCTGTCCAAGGAGCCACTGGAATGACAACCGCCGAGTCCGCGTCGGAGTCGTCGCAGGCCGGGGAGTTCGACCTCGGCAAGCTGCTGGCCGAGCGCGGGGCCGAGCGCTACGAGCTGCACACCCGGTACCTCAACCACCAGCTCCCGCGCATGCTGCACACGATCGGCTTCGACAAGGTCTACGAGCGCGCCGAGGGCGCCTACTTCTACGACGCGGACGGCAACGACTACCTGGACATGCTCGCCGGGTTCGGGGTGATGGGCCTCGGCCGCCATCACCCCGTGATCCGCAAGGCGGTGCACGACGTCCTGGACGCGCAGCTCGCCGATCTCACCCGCTTCGACTGCCAGCCGCTGCCGGGCCTGCTGGCGGAGAAGCTGCTCGCGCACAGTCCGCACCTGGACCGGGTGTTCTTCGGCAACAGCGGCACCGAGGCCGTCGAGGGCGCCCTGAAGTTCGCCCGGTTCGTCACCGGCAGGCCCAGGATCCTCTACTGCGCGCACGCCTTCCACGGCCTGACCACCGGCTCCCTCTCCGTCAACGGCGAGTCCGGCTTCCGTGACGGCTTCGCCCCGCTGCTGCCCGACACGGCCGTCCCCGTCGGCGACCTCGACGCGCTGGAGAGGGAGCTGAGGAAGGGCGACGTCGCCGCGCTGATCGTCGAGTCGATCCAGGGCAAGGGCGTCCTCACGGGCCCGCCCGGCTGGCTGCGGGCCGCCCAGGAGCTGCTCCACCGGCACAAGGCGCTGCTCATCGCCGACGAGGTGCAGACCGGCCTCGGCCGGACCGGCGACTTCTACGCCTACCAGCACGAGGACGGCGTCGAACCCGATCTGGTGTGCGTGGCCAAGGCGCTCTCCGGCGGCTATGTGCCGGTCGGCGCCACGATCGGCAAGGACTGGATCTTCAAGAAGGTCTACTCGTCCATGGACCGCGTCCTCGTCCACTCGGCGAGCTTCGGATCCAACGCGCAGGCCATGGCGGCGGGCCTCGCGGTGCTGTCGGTGATGGAGGACGAGCAGATCATCGCGAATGCCCGGGCCACCGGTGAGCGGCTCAGATCCCGGCTGGCCGCGCTCACGGACCGGTACGAGATGCTCGCCGAGGTCCGGGGCCGGGGCCTGATGATCGGCATCGAGTTCGGACGGCCCAGGTCGCTGAAGCTGCGCAGCCGCTGGGCCATGCTCCAGGCCGCCCGCAAGGGGCTCTTCGCGCAGATGGTCGTCGTGCCGCTGCTCCAGCGGCACCGGATCCTCACCCAGGTCTCCGGCGACCACATGGAGGTGATCAAGCTGATCCCGCCGCTGATCATCGGCGAGCGGGAGGTGGACCGGTTCGTCGACGCCTTCACCGCAGTGATGGACGACGCGCACAATGGCGGGCTGGTGTGGGACTTCGGGAAGACCCTGGTCAAGCAGGCCGTGGCCAACCGCTAGGCGGCTTCGCCTGCGAGGTTTTGCCTGGGAGGCAAGAAACTTGCCGCTGAGGCAAAGTTCCGGCTGAATGGAGGCATGAGCCCCTCCGAGACCGAGCGGCCCTCCGGGGCCGGCTCGCCGGCCGAACCCTCGCCCGGTGCGCTGCCCGCCGTCGCGCCCCAGCTGCGGGCCCTGCGGCGCCAGGCCTCCCTCACCCTGGAGGCAGCGGCCCGCGCCGCCGGGCTGTCGCCCGCCCACCTCTCCCGTCTGGAGACCGGGCAGCGCCAGCCCTCGCTGCCGATGCTGCTCGCGCTCGCCCGTGTCTACGGTACGACGGTCGCCGAGCTGCTCGGTGAGACGGTCGCCGGACGGGACGCCGTCATCCGCGCGGCCGACATGGAACCCACGGCGGCCGGCGGCTGGACCTACTGGCAGGCCGGCGCCCCGGGCCGCGGGATGCAGGCCCTGCGGGTCCACGTCCCGTACGGCTCCCAGGGCGACGTCGTGCGCGTCCACCCCGGCGAGGAGTGGCTGCATGTCCTGCGCGGCCGGCTGTGGCTGCGCCTCGGGGACAGCACGCAACGGCTGGCGGCCGGCGACAGCGCCCACTTCGACTCGCTCACCCCGCACCGGATCGCCGCCGAGGACCACGACGGCGTCGACCTGCTCTTCGTCCACACCCTGCTGCAGAGCCCCACGGCCGCCCTGTGCCTGGGCCCCACCCCTGGAGACGTGTCATGAGCAACATGGAGGAGAAGTTCCCCCGCGCCCTGTGGGTGAGGCTGTTCGTCTACCTCATCGCGGGCCACATCTTCGCCGCGTTCATTTACCTGCTCTTCGCGCTCGGCGCGAAGTAGCCCGCGTCCCGGCGTCTCAGTCGAGGAGCCGCTCGCGCAGCCGCTCCCGGGTCTCCGGAGTGAGCTCCAGCCCCTTCTCCAGGTAGGCGTCGACGCCGCCCCAGGTCTCCTCGATGGTGTCGAACGCCGCCGTCAGGTACTCGGCGCGCGCGTCGAACAGGGGGCTGAGCAGCTCCATGACCTCGGGCGAGTAGGCCGAGGCCGCGGAGCTGCTGCGGTGCACCTTGTAGCGGCGGTGCTTGGCGTTCGACTTCAGGTAGTCCTCGACGATCGCCTCGCGCTCGACGCCCAGCGCCAGCAGCGTCACCGCGACGGACAGACCCGCGCGGTCCTTGCCCGCCGCGCAGTGCATCAGCGCGGGGACGCTGTCCCGCGCCAGCGCGTGCAGCACCCGGGAGTGCTCGTCGGTGCGGTGCTTGATGATCGTGCGGTACGAGGCGATCATGCGGCCCGCGCCCTTGCCGTCCGAGAGGATCGCGCGCAGCTGGTCCAGGTCGCCGTCGCGGACCATCTTCCAGAACTCGGCGCCGTCGGCGGGGTCGCTCAGCGGCAGGTTCACATTGCGCACGCCGGGCAGCTCGACGTCGGGCCCCTCGAGCTTCTGGTCGGCCGCGTTGCGGAAGTCGAAGATCGTGTGCAGGCCCAGAGCCGTCAGGAAGGCGGCGTCCTGACCGGTCGCGTGGGCGAGGTGGCCGCTGCGGAACAGCACCCCCTGCCGCACCCGCCGTCCGTCCACGGTCGGAAGTCCGCCCACATCACGGAAGTTGCGCACTCCGGCCAGCTCGGGCTCGGTCGACGG
The Streptomyces tuirus genome window above contains:
- a CDS encoding aspartate aminotransferase family protein produces the protein MTTAESASESSQAGEFDLGKLLAERGAERYELHTRYLNHQLPRMLHTIGFDKVYERAEGAYFYDADGNDYLDMLAGFGVMGLGRHHPVIRKAVHDVLDAQLADLTRFDCQPLPGLLAEKLLAHSPHLDRVFFGNSGTEAVEGALKFARFVTGRPRILYCAHAFHGLTTGSLSVNGESGFRDGFAPLLPDTAVPVGDLDALERELRKGDVAALIVESIQGKGVLTGPPGWLRAAQELLHRHKALLIADEVQTGLGRTGDFYAYQHEDGVEPDLVCVAKALSGGYVPVGATIGKDWIFKKVYSSMDRVLVHSASFGSNAQAMAAGLAVLSVMEDEQIIANARATGERLRSRLAALTDRYEMLAEVRGRGLMIGIEFGRPRSLKLRSRWAMLQAARKGLFAQMVVVPLLQRHRILTQVSGDHMEVIKLIPPLIIGEREVDRFVDAFTAVMDDAHNGGLVWDFGKTLVKQAVANR
- a CDS encoding helix-turn-helix domain-containing protein, which produces MSPSETERPSGAGSPAEPSPGALPAVAPQLRALRRQASLTLEAAARAAGLSPAHLSRLETGQRQPSLPMLLALARVYGTTVAELLGETVAGRDAVIRAADMEPTAAGGWTYWQAGAPGRGMQALRVHVPYGSQGDVVRVHPGEEWLHVLRGRLWLRLGDSTQRLAAGDSAHFDSLTPHRIAAEDHDGVDLLFVHTLLQSPTAALCLGPTPGDVS
- a CDS encoding DUF6126 family protein, which encodes MSNMEEKFPRALWVRLFVYLIAGHIFAAFIYLLFALGAK
- a CDS encoding tyrosine-protein phosphatase, which gives rise to MTQQVPSTEPELAGVRNFRDVGGLPTVDGRRVRQGVLFRSGHLAHATGQDAAFLTALGLHTIFDFRNAADQKLEGPDVELPGVRNVNLPLSDPADGAEFWKMVRDGDLDQLRAILSDGKGAGRMIASYRTIIKHRTDEHSRVLHALARDSVPALMHCAAGKDRAGLSVAVTLLALGVEREAIVEDYLKSNAKHRRYKVHRSSSAASAYSPEVMELLSPLFDARAEYLTAAFDTIEETWGGVDAYLEKGLELTPETRERLRERLLD